In the genome of Saccharomonospora viridis DSM 43017, one region contains:
- a CDS encoding DUF6480 family protein produces MSAQGPDPDPRTTPGLEPGGGVSPGDTPPDSSQTFATTHREPRQTRKMAVTWVIIVIATVVLVVGFFLAYLIVYLVNA; encoded by the coding sequence ATGAGCGCACAGGGTCCCGACCCTGATCCGCGGACCACACCGGGGCTCGAACCCGGTGGTGGGGTGAGTCCCGGGGACACGCCTCCGGACTCCTCGCAGACGTTCGCCACAACCCATCGGGAACCGCGACAGACCCGCAAGATGGCCGTGACCTGGGTGATCATCGTCATCGCGACCGTGGTGCTCGTCGTCGGCTTCTTTCTCGCCTATCTGATCGTCTACCTCGTCAACGCCTAG
- a CDS encoding GreA/GreB family elongation factor codes for MTSTPGLSPATRSRLERELEQLRKQRAELLPRLGEDPLGDSADQADLVERSEVVSRLDRRINEVVDLLHGQISTESEGGLPSGTKVTLRFDDGSVEDMVVVGVAAEADEDDTSTLTADSPLGQALAGHQEGDTVTYRTPKGEVTAEIVKLTPPR; via the coding sequence ATGACGTCGACCCCAGGACTGAGCCCGGCCACCCGCTCGCGTTTGGAACGCGAACTCGAACAGTTGCGCAAACAACGGGCCGAATTGCTGCCCCGGCTCGGTGAGGACCCCCTCGGCGACAGCGCCGACCAGGCCGATCTGGTCGAACGTTCCGAAGTGGTCTCGCGACTGGACCGGCGCATCAACGAGGTCGTCGACCTACTGCACGGGCAGATCTCGACCGAGTCCGAAGGTGGTCTCCCCTCCGGTACCAAGGTCACGCTCCGCTTCGACGACGGCAGTGTCGAGGACATGGTCGTGGTCGGTGTCGCCGCCGAGGCCGATGAGGACGACACCTCGACGTTGACGGCCGACAGTCCGCTCGGCCAGGCCCTCGCGGGTCATCAGGAGGGTGACACGGTCACCTACCGCACCCCCAAAGGCGAGGTCACGGCGGAGATCGTGAAGCTCACCCCACCCCGGTGA
- a CDS encoding NAD(P)/FAD-dependent oxidoreductase, translated as MPKRILIAGGGYVGLYTALQLQKNMQPGEVEVTVVNPENFMVYRPLLPEVASGTLEPRHAVVPLRAVLRKSRFVSGTLTGLDVERRVATVQPPAGPTREFEYDELVLGLGATSKLLPIPGLVDHGIGFNSLAEAAYLRDHVLGQLELAHATNDPELRRCALTFVFVGGGYTGVEAIAELQDMAVDVLEGYPGLDPAEMRWILIEAMDRILGTVSDDLAELATTELTARGIDIRTGTLLESAENGRLQLSDGTKLTTDTLVWVAGTRPQSILGELGLPVDERGRVVVDDTLRVNGHANIWSAGDCAAVPDLVKGGTCPPSAQYAVRQARQLGDNLLRTVRGQAVKSFRYRSRGEFVTLGKNKAVAEVLGCKINGSLAWTLRRAYYATQIPMLNRTVRVLGDWLIGMPFGHDVVDFGSREEPRGAFRRAAGKR; from the coding sequence ATGCCGAAACGCATTCTCATCGCCGGGGGCGGCTATGTCGGCCTCTACACCGCGCTGCAGCTGCAGAAGAACATGCAGCCCGGCGAAGTCGAGGTGACGGTGGTGAACCCCGAGAACTTCATGGTGTACCGGCCGCTGTTGCCCGAGGTGGCCTCCGGGACACTCGAACCACGGCATGCCGTGGTACCGCTGCGGGCGGTGCTGCGGAAGTCGCGGTTCGTCTCCGGCACCCTCACCGGACTCGACGTCGAACGGCGTGTGGCCACCGTGCAACCACCCGCGGGGCCGACGCGGGAATTCGAGTACGACGAACTCGTACTCGGTCTGGGCGCGACGTCCAAACTGCTGCCCATCCCGGGGCTGGTCGACCACGGCATCGGCTTCAACTCCCTCGCCGAGGCCGCCTACCTCCGTGATCACGTACTGGGGCAGTTGGAGCTCGCCCATGCCACCAACGATCCCGAACTACGCCGATGCGCCTTGACGTTCGTGTTCGTCGGCGGCGGCTACACCGGTGTGGAGGCGATCGCCGAACTGCAGGACATGGCCGTGGACGTGTTGGAGGGCTATCCCGGCCTCGACCCCGCTGAGATGCGGTGGATCCTCATCGAGGCGATGGACCGCATCCTCGGCACCGTCAGTGACGATCTCGCCGAACTCGCGACCACCGAACTCACCGCGCGAGGTATCGACATCCGTACCGGCACGCTGTTGGAGTCGGCCGAGAACGGTCGGCTGCAACTGTCCGACGGCACCAAACTGACCACCGACACACTCGTCTGGGTGGCGGGAACACGACCGCAGAGCATCCTCGGTGAACTCGGCCTTCCCGTGGACGAACGCGGCAGGGTCGTCGTCGACGACACGTTGCGCGTCAACGGGCACGCCAACATCTGGTCGGCGGGGGACTGTGCGGCCGTGCCCGACCTGGTGAAGGGAGGGACCTGTCCGCCCTCCGCCCAGTACGCGGTGCGGCAGGCCCGACAGCTCGGGGACAACCTGTTGCGCACGGTCCGCGGCCAAGCCGTGAAGTCGTTCCGCTACCGAAGCCGCGGCGAGTTCGTGACACTCGGTAAGAACAAGGCCGTGGCCGAGGTATTGGGCTGCAAGATCAACGGTTCGTTGGCGTGGACGTTGCGGCGGGCCTACTACGCCACGCAGATCCCGATGCTGAACCGCACGGTGCGGGTACTGGGTGACTGGCTCATCGGCATGCCGTTCGGGCACGACGTGGTGGACTTCGGTTCGCGGGAGGAGCCCCGAGGCGCCTTCAGAAGAGCCGCAGGAAAGCGCTGA
- a CDS encoding MerR family transcriptional regulator, giving the protein MNLRKLDDEHYPAFSTGQAAELLGVEQPFLRSLDNAGVVTPQRSSGGHRRYSRYQLSVASRLRELFDEGHTLTSAQRILRLETELTEAKAEIARLKERLRELGDDVDPDDHSEGPTGDSTE; this is encoded by the coding sequence ATGAACCTGCGGAAGCTCGATGACGAGCATTACCCTGCCTTCAGCACCGGGCAGGCCGCCGAACTGCTCGGCGTGGAACAACCGTTCCTGCGCAGCCTCGACAACGCCGGCGTCGTCACGCCGCAGCGGTCGAGTGGTGGCCATCGCCGTTACTCCCGCTACCAACTCAGCGTCGCGAGTCGGCTACGGGAGTTGTTCGACGAGGGGCACACACTCACCTCCGCGCAGCGCATCCTGCGCCTGGAGACGGAGCTGACCGAGGCGAAGGCCGAGATCGCCCGGCTCAAGGAACGCCTGAGGGAGCTCGGGGACGACGTCGACCCGGACGACCACTCGGAAGGACCAACCGGCGACAGCACGGAGTGA
- a CDS encoding FAD-binding protein gives MVLDNRSASNPPADATPRSRPGDPSANVSEAPPNTHADRVAALRTQWDAQPPDTPIRLAKRTSNLFRPRTRTTSPGLDVSSLTHVLDVDPVARTADVEGMVTYEQLVDATLPHGLMPLVVPQLKTITVGGAVTGLGIESSSFRNGMPHESVLEMEILTGDGEVVLARPSNEHSELFFGFPNSYGTLGYALRLLVELEPVRPYVRLRHLRHSDPRTYFAELARHCAEGDADFVDGTVFGPDELYLTLGTFTDEAPATSDYTWLDVYYTSIRERDIDYLHTRDYLWRWDTDWFWCSRALGVQHRLVRLLLGPDRLRSDNYWKIVAFDRRHGVSRRVNRLLGRPQREAVIQDIEVPVDAAADFLDFLHREVPLSPVWICPVRQRHPDRQWPLYELDPHTLYVNFGFWGTLPVLPGRGHDARNRLVEQKVTELGGRKSLYSEAFYDERTFWRLYNGPAYERLKHRYDPQGRLLDLYSKCVKAE, from the coding sequence ATGGTGCTGGACAACCGGTCAGCGTCGAATCCCCCCGCGGACGCCACACCGCGTTCCCGGCCGGGCGATCCCTCGGCCAACGTCTCGGAAGCCCCACCGAACACCCATGCGGACCGGGTGGCGGCGCTGCGTACACAATGGGACGCGCAACCGCCCGACACGCCGATCCGGCTGGCCAAGCGGACCTCCAACCTGTTCCGTCCCAGGACCCGGACGACGTCGCCGGGCCTGGACGTCTCGTCTTTGACCCACGTACTCGACGTCGACCCGGTGGCCCGTACCGCCGACGTGGAGGGCATGGTCACCTACGAGCAGCTCGTCGACGCGACCCTGCCCCACGGCCTGATGCCACTGGTGGTCCCGCAGCTGAAGACGATCACCGTGGGTGGGGCCGTGACCGGTCTCGGCATCGAGTCGTCGTCGTTCCGCAACGGCATGCCCCACGAGTCGGTGCTGGAGATGGAGATCCTCACCGGCGACGGCGAGGTGGTGCTCGCACGTCCGAGCAACGAACACTCCGAGCTGTTCTTCGGCTTCCCCAACTCCTACGGCACGCTCGGCTACGCGCTGCGACTGCTCGTCGAACTGGAGCCCGTACGGCCCTACGTGCGGCTGCGGCATCTGCGGCACAGCGATCCGCGCACCTACTTCGCCGAACTGGCGCGGCACTGCGCCGAGGGCGACGCGGACTTCGTCGACGGGACCGTCTTCGGTCCCGACGAGCTGTACCTGACGTTGGGCACGTTCACCGACGAGGCCCCCGCCACGAGTGACTACACGTGGCTGGACGTCTACTACACCTCCATCCGCGAGCGGGACATCGACTACCTGCACACCAGGGACTACCTGTGGCGCTGGGACACCGACTGGTTCTGGTGCTCCCGTGCGCTCGGGGTCCAGCACCGGTTGGTCCGCCTGTTGCTGGGACCGGACCGACTGCGTTCGGACAACTATTGGAAGATCGTCGCCTTCGACCGCAGGCACGGCGTGTCCCGACGCGTGAACCGTCTGCTGGGCAGACCTCAGCGCGAAGCGGTGATCCAGGACATCGAGGTGCCCGTCGACGCCGCTGCCGATTTCCTGGACTTCCTGCACCGTGAGGTCCCGCTCAGTCCGGTGTGGATCTGCCCGGTGCGGCAGCGGCACCCCGACCGGCAATGGCCGTTGTACGAATTGGACCCACACACGTTGTACGTGAACTTCGGTTTCTGGGGAACGCTTCCCGTGCTGCCCGGCCGGGGACATGATGCGCGCAACCGGCTGGTCGAGCAGAAGGTGACCGAGCTCGGTGGGCGTAAGTCGCTGTACTCGGAGGCCTTCTACGACGAGCGGACCTTCTGGCGGCTGTACAACGGCCCGGCATACGAACGCCTCAAGCACCGCTACGACCCGCAAGGCCGGCTGCTGGACCTCTACAGCAAGTGCGTCAAGGCCGAATGA
- a CDS encoding Tex family protein, whose product MSLHDKIADELGVRPEQVRAAVALLDDGSTVPFIARYRKEVTGGLDDTQLRTLEDRLRYLRELEERRTVILESIRSQGKLTEELEAQIMAAEEKARLEDIYLPYKPKRRTKAQIAREAGLEPLADSLLSDPTQDPTAAAEAFVDPDAGVADADAALAGARAILVERFAEDADLIGELRETMWSQGWLTSKVREGKETEGAKFADYFDFAEPLAKLPSHRILALFRGEKEEILDLTTEPTEPGGEADHYEARIAERYGITDAGRPADKWLRDTVRWAWRTKILLHLGIDLRMRLRQFAEDEAVRVFAANLRDLLLAAPAGSRPTMGLDPGYRTGVKVAVVDGTGKVVATDTIYPHKPQDRWDEALATLERLARQHRVELIAIGNGTASRETDKLAGELVKRHPDLGLTKVMVSEAGASVYSASAYAAQELPDLDVSLRGAVSIARRLQDPLAELVKIDPKSIGVGQYQHDVAESKLSRSLDAVVEDCVNAVGVDLNTASAPLLARVSGIGTSLAENIVAHRDANGPFRTRAALRDVPRLGPKAFEQCAGFLRIPDGDDPLDASAVHPESYPVVRRILDETKVGIRELIGDSRTLRSLRPEKFTDEKFGLPTVTDILAELEKPGRDPRPEFKTATFAEGVDTLEDLKPGMRLEGVVTNVAAFGAFVDIGVHQDGLVHVSAMSHRYVSDPRDVVKPGDVVTVKVLDVDVPRKRISLTLRLDDDPRSSGEGRRSGRQGDGQRHPGKQGQGKQGARKRDNRKPPAGGAMAEALRKAGYGI is encoded by the coding sequence ATGTCCCTTCATGACAAGATCGCCGACGAACTAGGTGTCCGCCCCGAACAGGTCCGCGCCGCCGTGGCCCTGCTGGACGACGGTTCGACGGTGCCCTTCATCGCGCGCTACCGCAAGGAGGTGACCGGGGGCCTCGACGACACCCAGTTGCGCACGCTCGAGGACCGCCTGCGGTACTTACGCGAACTCGAGGAACGGCGCACCGTGATCCTCGAGTCCATCCGATCCCAGGGCAAGCTCACCGAGGAGCTCGAGGCCCAGATCATGGCCGCCGAGGAGAAAGCGCGCCTGGAAGACATCTATCTGCCCTACAAGCCGAAACGTCGCACCAAGGCCCAGATCGCCCGCGAAGCCGGCCTCGAACCGCTGGCCGACAGCCTGCTGTCCGACCCCACCCAGGACCCCACGGCCGCCGCGGAGGCGTTCGTGGACCCCGATGCCGGCGTCGCCGACGCCGACGCCGCTCTCGCCGGGGCCCGCGCCATCCTCGTGGAGCGTTTCGCCGAGGACGCCGACCTCATCGGCGAACTGCGGGAGACGATGTGGTCCCAGGGTTGGCTGACCTCGAAAGTGCGAGAGGGCAAGGAGACCGAGGGCGCCAAGTTCGCCGACTACTTCGACTTCGCCGAACCGCTCGCGAAACTGCCGTCCCACCGCATCCTCGCCCTGTTCCGTGGGGAGAAGGAGGAGATCCTCGACCTCACCACCGAACCGACCGAACCGGGGGGCGAGGCCGACCACTACGAGGCGCGCATCGCCGAGCGATACGGCATCACCGACGCGGGCAGGCCCGCCGACAAATGGTTGCGCGACACCGTGCGTTGGGCCTGGCGCACCAAGATCCTGCTGCACCTGGGCATCGACCTGCGGATGCGACTGCGGCAGTTCGCCGAGGACGAGGCCGTGCGGGTGTTCGCGGCCAACCTGCGTGACCTGCTGTTGGCCGCACCCGCCGGCTCCCGGCCGACCATGGGCCTCGACCCCGGTTACCGCACCGGGGTGAAGGTGGCCGTCGTGGACGGCACCGGCAAGGTCGTCGCCACCGACACCATCTACCCGCACAAACCGCAGGACCGGTGGGACGAGGCGTTGGCCACGCTGGAACGCCTGGCCCGGCAACACCGGGTCGAACTGATCGCCATCGGCAACGGAACCGCGTCCCGGGAGACCGACAAACTCGCGGGCGAGCTCGTCAAACGGCATCCCGACCTGGGGCTCACCAAGGTCATGGTGTCGGAGGCGGGCGCGTCGGTGTACTCCGCGTCGGCGTACGCGGCGCAGGAACTACCCGACCTCGACGTGTCGTTGCGGGGAGCGGTGTCGATCGCCCGACGTCTGCAGGACCCCCTCGCCGAACTCGTCAAGATCGACCCCAAGTCGATCGGCGTCGGCCAGTATCAGCACGACGTGGCCGAGTCGAAATTGTCCCGCTCGCTGGACGCCGTCGTGGAGGACTGTGTGAACGCCGTCGGCGTCGACCTCAACACCGCCTCCGCGCCTCTGCTCGCCCGGGTGTCGGGTATCGGGACGAGCCTGGCGGAGAACATCGTCGCCCACCGCGACGCCAACGGTCCCTTCCGTACCCGCGCCGCCCTCCGGGACGTGCCGCGGCTCGGGCCGAAGGCCTTCGAACAGTGTGCGGGCTTCTTGCGCATCCCAGACGGGGACGACCCGTTGGACGCCTCCGCCGTGCACCCCGAGTCCTACCCCGTGGTGCGGCGCATCCTCGACGAGACGAAGGTCGGCATCCGCGAGCTCATCGGTGACTCCCGCACCCTGCGTTCGCTGCGGCCCGAGAAGTTCACGGACGAGAAGTTCGGCCTGCCCACGGTCACCGACATCCTCGCCGAACTGGAGAAACCCGGCCGTGACCCCCGTCCCGAGTTCAAGACGGCCACCTTCGCCGAGGGCGTGGACACCCTGGAGGACCTCAAGCCGGGCATGCGCCTGGAGGGAGTGGTGACCAACGTCGCGGCGTTCGGTGCTTTCGTCGACATCGGTGTCCACCAAGACGGCCTCGTGCACGTCTCCGCCATGTCGCATCGGTACGTCTCCGACCCCCGGGACGTCGTCAAACCCGGCGACGTGGTGACGGTCAAGGTGCTGGACGTGGACGTGCCGCGGAAACGCATCTCGCTCACGCTGCGTCTCGACGACGATCCCCGATCCTCGGGAGAGGGTCGCCGTTCCGGGCGACAGGGCGACGGGCAGCGGCACCCCGGCAAGCAGGGCCAGGGCAAACAGGGCGCCCGCAAACGCGACAACCGTAAACCTCCGGCCGGTGGGGCCATGGCCGAGGCGTTGCGTAAGGCCGGTTACGGGATCTGA
- a CDS encoding CocE/NonD family hydrolase — protein MLHEVDSLPHDVAVDEHVWITVSDGTRLAAKIWRPVDSGRTPVPGLLEYIPYRKRDLTAIRDSIHHPYLAGHGYACVRVDIRGTGESEGVLTDEYLEQEQRDAEDVLAWLAEQPWCTGELGMFGISWGAFAALQVAARRPPNLRAIAISSFTDDRYADDFHYMGGCMLSDNLAESGTMLAYSTLPPDPALVGERWREMWRERVDASGPWMETWLHHQRRDRYWAHASVKENYADVRCPVLATSGWADGYSNAVVRLLTNLDVPRKGLIGPWSHKYPHLGVPGPAIGYLQELVRWWDHWLKGADNGVLDGPMLVTWMQDSVPPSTSYHERPGRWVGEPGWPSPHVRNVEFPLARHRIAGEGDEVRVERLTVQSPLSVGRFAGKWASYNAPPDLPYDQREEDGGSLVFETEPLEQDVEILGAPTVTLDIAADRPVAMVAVRLSDVLPDGKATRVTYGLFNLTHRDGHENPRPLTPGRRCRVNVDCNAMAQRFLAGHRIRLSVSSSYWPLAWPPPEPVQLSVWTGSSSVTLPIRKAEVEEPVPRFGEPEGATPLRTRRARPTRYGWTVSRDMVGYEAKLDIVKDSGTLVFEDHGLEVTRSAYERYVSVADDFETVSGMTEWTIGFARGDWEATTVTHQELSCTRTEFRLHARLDAYEGTKRIMSRNWESVVPRDCV, from the coding sequence GTGCTCCACGAGGTCGATTCGCTGCCCCATGACGTCGCCGTGGACGAGCACGTCTGGATCACCGTGTCGGACGGCACCCGGCTGGCCGCCAAGATCTGGCGTCCGGTGGATTCAGGCCGGACACCCGTGCCCGGCCTGTTGGAGTACATCCCGTACCGCAAACGGGACCTCACGGCGATCCGGGATTCGATCCACCATCCGTATCTGGCGGGGCACGGCTACGCGTGTGTGCGTGTGGACATCCGGGGGACGGGTGAGTCGGAAGGCGTGCTCACCGACGAGTACCTGGAGCAGGAGCAGCGGGACGCCGAGGACGTGCTCGCGTGGTTGGCGGAGCAGCCGTGGTGCACGGGTGAGCTCGGCATGTTCGGCATCTCGTGGGGTGCGTTCGCCGCGTTGCAGGTGGCGGCGCGGAGACCACCGAATCTGCGGGCCATCGCCATCTCGTCGTTCACCGACGATCGGTACGCCGACGATTTCCATTACATGGGCGGTTGCATGTTGTCGGACAACCTCGCCGAGTCCGGGACGATGTTGGCCTACAGCACCCTGCCACCGGATCCGGCGTTGGTGGGGGAGCGGTGGCGGGAGATGTGGCGCGAACGCGTCGACGCCAGCGGGCCGTGGATGGAGACGTGGTTGCATCATCAACGCCGGGACCGCTACTGGGCCCACGCGTCGGTCAAGGAGAACTACGCCGATGTGCGGTGTCCCGTGCTGGCCACGAGTGGCTGGGCCGACGGGTATTCGAACGCGGTGGTGCGGCTGTTGACCAATTTGGACGTACCGCGCAAGGGGCTGATCGGCCCGTGGTCGCACAAGTACCCGCACCTCGGCGTACCCGGCCCCGCGATCGGTTACCTGCAGGAACTGGTGCGTTGGTGGGATCACTGGCTCAAGGGGGCGGACAACGGTGTCCTCGACGGGCCCATGCTGGTCACCTGGATGCAGGACAGCGTGCCGCCGTCGACGTCCTATCACGAGCGGCCCGGGCGCTGGGTGGGGGAGCCGGGCTGGCCTTCGCCGCATGTGCGCAACGTCGAGTTCCCGCTGGCGCGGCATCGCATCGCCGGTGAGGGTGACGAGGTCCGGGTCGAGAGGCTGACCGTGCAGTCGCCGCTGTCGGTGGGTCGGTTCGCGGGCAAATGGGCGTCGTACAACGCCCCACCCGATCTGCCGTACGACCAGCGGGAGGAGGACGGCGGCTCCCTGGTGTTCGAGACGGAACCGTTGGAGCAGGACGTCGAGATCCTCGGCGCGCCCACGGTGACGTTGGACATCGCCGCCGACAGACCGGTGGCCATGGTGGCGGTGCGGTTGTCGGACGTCCTCCCGGACGGCAAGGCCACCCGGGTGACGTACGGGTTGTTCAACCTCACCCATCGTGACGGGCACGAGAATCCACGTCCCCTGACGCCCGGACGGCGATGTCGGGTGAACGTGGATTGCAATGCCATGGCGCAGCGTTTCCTCGCGGGACACCGCATCCGGTTGTCCGTGTCGTCGTCGTACTGGCCGTTGGCGTGGCCACCGCCGGAGCCGGTGCAGTTGTCCGTGTGGACGGGGTCGAGTTCGGTGACGCTCCCGATCCGTAAGGCCGAGGTCGAGGAACCGGTTCCCCGTTTCGGGGAGCCCGAGGGCGCTACTCCGTTGCGCACGAGGCGGGCGCGTCCGACGAGGTACGGCTGGACCGTCTCCCGGGACATGGTGGGTTACGAGGCGAAATTGGACATCGTGAAGGACTCCGGGACCCTCGTGTTCGAGGACCATGGCCTCGAGGTCACCAGGTCGGCGTACGAGCGGTACGTCTCGGTGGCCGACGACTTCGAGACCGTGAGTGGCATGACGGAGTGGACCATCGGGTTCGCGAGGGGGGATTGGGAGGCCACCACGGTGACGCACCAGGAGTTGTCGTGTACGCGTACGGAGTTCCGATTGCACGCCAGGCTCGACGCCTACGAGGGCACCAAACGGATCATGTCCCGCAACTGGGAAAGCGTCGTCCCCCGCGACTGTGTCTGA
- a CDS encoding ATP-grasp domain-containing protein produces the protein MKNIFVLALNEGNLRTLHAVPKAEDYRFHQLLAVDDIQFGQVDIGRLFDAAVSQLDEFPGPIDAIVSYWDFPSSVLHVLLCEHYGLPGPSLESVVKCEHKYWSRLEQRESIDEYPLFGIVDLRERRPTPPEGMRYPMWLKPVKSYSSNLAFLARDEAEFEDAVRRIRAGVGRIGKAFDAVLRLLDLPAAIREVGGQACLAEEALSGEQCATEGYVHNGDVVVYGVLDSIDYPESPSFLRHQYPSQLPEAVQQRLRDVSRRVITRVGLDESTFSIEFFYDPRSGGVTLLEINPRHSQSHAELFEFVDGCPNHYAMVQLGLGRAPELPSGEGPYDIAAKWYHRRFSDALVSSVPGPEDIERLRGELDGVEVDVIAQEGRWLSELPSQDSYSYELAHVFVGARDERELVDKYARCVEGLPFEFAA, from the coding sequence GTGAAGAACATCTTCGTGCTCGCCCTGAACGAAGGGAATCTGCGCACGCTGCACGCCGTGCCCAAAGCCGAGGATTACCGGTTCCACCAGCTGCTCGCCGTCGACGACATCCAGTTCGGCCAGGTCGACATCGGTCGACTGTTCGACGCCGCGGTGTCCCAGCTGGATGAATTCCCCGGCCCGATCGACGCGATCGTGTCCTACTGGGATTTCCCGTCCTCCGTACTGCACGTGCTGTTGTGCGAGCATTACGGCCTTCCCGGGCCGTCCTTGGAGTCGGTGGTGAAGTGCGAACACAAGTACTGGTCCCGGCTGGAACAACGGGAGTCGATCGACGAGTACCCGCTTTTCGGCATCGTCGATCTGCGCGAGCGACGACCGACCCCGCCCGAAGGCATGCGTTATCCGATGTGGCTGAAGCCGGTGAAGTCGTACTCGTCGAATCTGGCGTTCTTGGCCCGGGACGAAGCCGAGTTCGAGGACGCGGTGCGTCGTATCCGTGCGGGGGTCGGACGTATCGGTAAGGCGTTCGACGCGGTCCTGCGACTCCTCGACCTGCCCGCTGCGATCAGGGAGGTGGGCGGGCAGGCGTGTCTTGCGGAGGAGGCGTTGTCCGGCGAGCAGTGCGCCACCGAGGGATACGTGCACAACGGCGACGTCGTGGTGTACGGCGTGCTCGACTCGATCGACTACCCCGAGAGCCCGTCGTTCCTCCGACACCAGTATCCGTCGCAGCTACCGGAAGCGGTACAGCAGAGGCTGCGGGACGTCTCGCGCCGGGTGATCACGCGGGTCGGTTTGGACGAGTCGACGTTCTCCATCGAGTTCTTCTACGACCCCCGGTCCGGCGGCGTCACCCTGTTGGAGATCAATCCGCGGCATTCGCAGTCGCACGCCGAGTTGTTCGAGTTCGTCGACGGCTGCCCCAACCACTACGCGATGGTGCAGCTGGGGCTCGGGCGCGCTCCCGAACTCCCCTCCGGGGAGGGGCCGTACGACATCGCGGCCAAGTGGTACCACCGCCGGTTCTCCGATGCGCTGGTGTCCTCGGTACCGGGCCCGGAGGACATCGAACGCCTGCGGGGTGAGCTCGACGGCGTCGAGGTCGATGTGATCGCGCAAGAGGGTCGGTGGTTGTCCGAGTTGCCGAGCCAGGACAGCTACAGCTACGAGCTCGCCCACGTGTTCGTCGGCGCTCGGGATGAGCGGGAACTGGTGGACAAGTACGCGCGCTGTGTCGAAGGCCTGCCCTTCGAGTTCGCCGCCTGA